From the genome of Actinacidiphila yeochonensis CN732, one region includes:
- a CDS encoding MurT ligase domain-containing protein encodes MAGNSEPLSPRAKLAVTAGKAAAAVSRAAGKGSGSVIGGKVALRFDPDLLARLARHLDVVLVSATNGKTTTTRLIAEALRAGGPVVSNALGANMPAGITSALAGGSEARFGVIEVDEKYLAGVARDVSPKAIALLNLSRDQLDRAAETRMLAEKWREGLAGTDAIVIANADDPLITWAASSSPTVVWVAAGQAWKDDAWSCPSCGGVLQRPADDWFCGECGFRRPMPTWGMVNDHVVDPHGVAWPIQLQLPGRANRSNAAMSAAVAAAFGVDPKVALERMSHVQAVAGRYDVVVYQQRQLRLLLAKNPAGWLETFSLIDGPPTPVVLSVNARGADGTDTSWLWDVDYTRLAGHPVMVLGDRKLDLAVRLEVAGVQFQVCSSLSEAVSASPPGRIEVIANYTAFQDLRRTVGN; translated from the coding sequence ATGGCAGGCAACTCGGAGCCGCTGTCGCCACGGGCCAAGCTGGCCGTGACGGCGGGCAAGGCCGCGGCGGCGGTGTCCCGCGCGGCGGGAAAGGGCAGCGGATCGGTGATCGGCGGCAAGGTCGCCCTCAGATTCGACCCTGACCTGCTGGCACGGCTCGCCCGCCACCTGGACGTCGTCCTGGTCTCGGCCACCAACGGCAAGACCACCACGACACGGCTGATCGCAGAGGCGCTGCGGGCCGGCGGGCCCGTGGTGTCCAACGCGCTGGGCGCCAACATGCCCGCCGGCATCACCTCGGCGCTGGCCGGCGGCTCCGAGGCGCGCTTCGGCGTCATCGAGGTCGACGAGAAGTACCTGGCCGGCGTGGCCCGGGACGTCTCGCCGAAGGCCATCGCGCTGCTCAACCTCTCCCGCGACCAGCTCGACCGAGCCGCCGAGACCCGGATGCTCGCCGAGAAGTGGCGTGAGGGCCTGGCCGGCACCGACGCGATCGTCATCGCCAACGCCGACGACCCGCTGATCACCTGGGCCGCCTCCTCCAGCCCGACGGTGGTGTGGGTCGCCGCCGGCCAGGCGTGGAAGGACGACGCGTGGTCCTGCCCGTCCTGCGGCGGCGTCCTCCAGCGCCCCGCCGACGACTGGTTCTGCGGCGAGTGCGGCTTCCGCCGCCCCATGCCGACCTGGGGCATGGTCAACGACCACGTGGTCGACCCGCACGGGGTGGCCTGGCCGATCCAGCTCCAGCTGCCCGGCCGCGCCAACCGCTCGAACGCGGCGATGTCCGCCGCCGTCGCCGCCGCCTTCGGTGTCGACCCGAAGGTGGCGCTGGAGCGGATGTCCCACGTCCAGGCGGTCGCCGGCCGCTACGACGTGGTCGTCTACCAGCAGCGGCAGCTGCGGCTGCTGCTGGCGAAGAACCCGGCCGGCTGGCTGGAGACGTTCTCGCTGATCGACGGTCCGCCGACGCCGGTGGTGCTCTCGGTCAACGCCCGCGGCGCGGACGGCACGGACACCTCCTGGCTGTGGGACGTGGACTACACCCGGCTGGCCGGCCACCCGGTGATGGTGCTGGGCGACCGCAAGCTGGACCTGGCGGTACGGCTGGAGGTGGCCGGGGTCCAGTTCCAGGTCTGCTCCAGCCTCTCCGAGGCGGTCTCCGCCTCCCCGCCCGGCCGCATCGAGGTCATCGCCAACTACACCGCCTTCCAGGACCTGCGCCGCACCGTCGGCAACTGA
- the def gene encoding peptide deformylase, which translates to MRPSGIPGSKGTVHPVRRFGTPALHVPGAEVPEFGAPLAQLVEDLFASMYAAGGVGLAAGQIGVSLRVFVYDCPDDEDRRHLGHLVNPGPLRTGGVEVTGPEGCLSLPGREFGTRRSDEAELDGFDAYGRPVTVAGTGFFARCLQHEYDHLGGTVYTDRLTGPRRLRARWAERGWAGPGRGAGEAPPRS; encoded by the coding sequence ATGCGACCCAGCGGCATACCCGGCAGCAAGGGCACCGTCCATCCCGTACGGCGGTTCGGCACCCCGGCGCTGCACGTTCCCGGCGCGGAGGTACCCGAGTTCGGGGCGCCCCTGGCCCAGCTGGTGGAGGACCTGTTCGCCTCCATGTACGCGGCCGGCGGGGTGGGACTGGCCGCCGGGCAGATCGGCGTGTCCCTGCGCGTGTTCGTCTACGACTGCCCCGACGACGAGGACCGGCGCCACCTGGGCCACCTCGTCAACCCCGGCCCGCTGCGCACCGGCGGCGTGGAGGTCACCGGACCGGAAGGGTGCCTGTCGCTGCCGGGCCGGGAGTTCGGCACCCGGCGGTCGGACGAGGCCGAGCTCGACGGGTTCGACGCGTACGGCCGCCCGGTCACCGTGGCCGGCACCGGCTTCTTCGCCCGCTGCCTCCAGCACGAGTACGACCACCTCGGCGGCACCGTCTACACCGACCGGCTGACCGGGCCGCGCCGGCTGCGCGCCCGCTGGGCCGAACGGGGCTGGGCCGGGCCGGGCCGAGGCGCCGGGGAGGCGCCGCCGCGGTCGTGA
- a CDS encoding TetR family transcriptional regulator, producing the protein METGQRQDQRTAAQRRRTQLLEAAERVVLRDGPEASMNAIAAEAGITKPILYRHFGDKSGLYRALAKRHTDALLATLRAALDSPGDRRDRVEATLHAYLSAIETNPQVYRFLMHPAETPAADGEKGFDVGRHQVPLLRRMGEDLAEAIAERLDLGPDAGQTALVWGHGVVGMMYAAGDWWLSERPCSRDDLVRTLADLLWGRLAQVDDRSGSPGL; encoded by the coding sequence GTGGAGACCGGGCAGCGGCAGGACCAGCGGACAGCGGCGCAGCGGCGGCGTACCCAACTGCTGGAGGCCGCGGAACGCGTGGTGCTGCGCGACGGCCCCGAGGCGTCGATGAACGCCATCGCCGCCGAGGCCGGCATCACCAAGCCCATCCTGTACCGGCACTTCGGCGACAAGTCCGGCCTGTACCGGGCACTGGCCAAGCGCCACACCGACGCGCTGCTGGCCACCCTGCGCGCCGCGCTGGACTCCCCCGGCGACCGGCGGGACCGGGTCGAGGCCACCCTGCACGCCTACCTGTCGGCCATCGAGACGAACCCGCAGGTCTACCGCTTCCTGATGCACCCGGCGGAGACCCCGGCGGCCGACGGCGAGAAGGGCTTCGACGTCGGACGGCACCAGGTGCCGCTGCTGCGCCGGATGGGCGAGGACCTGGCCGAGGCCATCGCCGAGCGGCTTGACCTGGGCCCGGACGCCGGGCAGACCGCCCTGGTGTGGGGCCACGGAGTCGTCGGCATGATGTACGCGGCCGGCGACTGGTGGCTGAGCGAGCGGCCCTGCTCCCGCGACGACCTGGTGCGCACCCTGGCCGACCTGCTCTGGGGGCGGCTGGCGCAGGTGGACGACCGCTCGGGCAGCCCCGGCCTGTGA
- a CDS encoding acyl-CoA dehydrogenase family protein — protein MGEFSFELNEEQESVRDWVHGFAADVIRPAAAEWDEREETPWPVIQEAAKIGLYSLDFYAQQYFDPTGLGIPMTMEELFWGDAGIALSIVGTGLAAVGVLANGTDEQIGTWVPQMYGDANDVKVAAFCSSEPDAGSDVAAMRTRAVYDEAKDEWVINGTKTWATNGGIANVHVVVAVVDPELGSRGHASFIVPPGTRGLSQGQKFRKHGIRASHTAEVVLADARVPGHCLLGGKDRLDERLARARERAAAGTAGGGERVKNAAMATFEASRPAVGAMAVGTARAAYEYALDYARTRSQFGRPIIDNQGVAFQLADMRTQIDAARLLVWRASWMAVAGRPFTSAEGSMSKLFASETAKKVTAQAVQILGGNGFTRDYPVERMHRDSAIYTIFEGTSEIQRLVIARTLAGLPIR, from the coding sequence ATGGGCGAGTTCTCGTTCGAGCTCAACGAGGAGCAGGAGTCGGTGCGCGACTGGGTCCACGGCTTCGCCGCCGACGTGATCCGCCCGGCCGCCGCCGAGTGGGACGAGCGCGAGGAGACACCCTGGCCGGTGATCCAGGAGGCGGCCAAGATCGGCCTGTACTCGCTCGACTTCTACGCCCAGCAGTACTTCGACCCGACCGGCCTGGGCATCCCCATGACGATGGAGGAGCTGTTCTGGGGTGACGCGGGCATAGCCCTGTCCATCGTCGGCACCGGCCTGGCCGCGGTCGGCGTCCTCGCCAACGGCACCGACGAGCAGATCGGCACCTGGGTGCCCCAGATGTACGGCGACGCCAACGACGTGAAGGTCGCCGCGTTCTGCTCCTCCGAGCCCGACGCCGGCTCGGACGTCGCCGCCATGCGCACCCGCGCCGTCTACGACGAGGCCAAGGACGAGTGGGTGATCAACGGCACCAAGACCTGGGCCACCAACGGCGGCATCGCCAACGTGCACGTGGTCGTCGCCGTGGTCGACCCGGAGCTCGGCAGCCGCGGGCACGCCTCGTTCATCGTGCCGCCCGGCACCAGGGGGCTCTCCCAGGGGCAGAAGTTCAGGAAGCACGGCATCCGCGCCTCGCACACCGCCGAGGTCGTCCTGGCGGACGCGCGGGTGCCCGGCCACTGCCTGCTCGGCGGCAAGGACCGGCTCGACGAGCGGCTGGCCCGCGCCCGGGAGCGGGCCGCGGCAGGAACCGCCGGCGGCGGGGAGCGGGTGAAGAACGCGGCGATGGCCACCTTCGAGGCGTCCCGCCCGGCCGTCGGCGCGATGGCCGTGGGCACCGCCCGCGCAGCCTACGAGTACGCCCTGGACTACGCCAGGACGCGCAGCCAGTTCGGCCGACCGATCATCGACAACCAGGGCGTCGCCTTCCAGCTCGCCGACATGCGCACCCAGATCGACGCGGCCCGGCTCCTGGTGTGGCGGGCCTCCTGGATGGCCGTCGCCGGGCGGCCGTTCACCTCGGCCGAGGGGTCGATGTCCAAGCTCTTCGCCAGCGAGACGGCGAAGAAGGTCACCGCGCAGGCCGTCCAGATCCTCGGCGGCAACGGCTTCACCCGCGATTACCCGGTGGAGCGCATGCACCGCGACAGCGCTATCTACACGATCTTCGAGGGGACCAGCGAGATCCAGCGGCTGGTCATCGCCCGCACGCTGGCCGGCCTGCCGATCCGCTGA
- a CDS encoding winged helix-turn-helix domain-containing protein — protein MSNTSHFPSLSASVPSPAGVPHRQRLRAVRPDEVPPAPDFLPPGATWLPAPGHVLPAPAGDVPMVGYLVLVPAERGLGPVAVAGPPDHAAAEVREPSAALAPALAGGAAPAPSSGSGPVRIDGERRVATVDGRPLDLTYLEFELLAHLVAHPHRVHSRRDLVASVWGYGYVGDGRTVDVHVARLRRKLGAGRRASIVTVRRVGYTYAPAAG, from the coding sequence ATGTCGAACACGTCCCACTTCCCGTCCCTGTCCGCCTCCGTCCCGTCCCCCGCCGGCGTCCCCCACCGCCAGCGGCTGCGCGCCGTCCGGCCCGACGAGGTGCCGCCCGCGCCGGACTTCCTGCCCCCCGGCGCCACCTGGCTCCCCGCGCCGGGCCACGTGCTGCCGGCCCCCGCCGGCGACGTCCCGATGGTCGGCTACCTCGTCCTCGTCCCGGCCGAACGCGGCCTCGGACCGGTCGCCGTGGCCGGGCCGCCGGACCACGCGGCCGCCGAGGTCCGCGAACCGTCCGCCGCGCTCGCCCCGGCCCTCGCGGGCGGCGCGGCGCCCGCGCCGAGTTCGGGCAGCGGCCCGGTGCGGATAGACGGCGAGCGCCGCGTCGCCACCGTGGACGGCCGCCCGCTGGACCTCACCTACCTGGAGTTCGAGCTCCTCGCCCACCTGGTGGCGCACCCGCACCGGGTGCACAGCCGCCGGGACCTGGTCGCCTCGGTGTGGGGCTACGGGTACGTGGGCGACGGCCGTACCGTCGACGTCCACGTGGCCCGGCTGCGGCGCAAGCTCGGCGCCGGGCGCCGAGCCAGCATCGTCACCGTGCGCCGGGTCGGCTACACGTACGCGCCAGCCGCTGGCTGA
- a CDS encoding damage-control phosphatase ARMT1 family protein — translation MPTAPVIHSDVPGSFAWGVFHERHPRLVEQVLGALPYGPAERAEVERLLAESITGVLEPLAESAHDHAQWLEWGQGLWGRPWDEAPFLWAESYFYRRLLEAIGYFRPGAWQGIDPFAPFKNAELAGTAVDDELAALSRLDGLPDPRRARALLSSALWGNRADLSFRITAEAGGPIASDLVADESATLWDELDRTSGGRVCVVADNAGRELLPDLVLIDHLLSRTLAAQVVLYVKPQPYYVSDATMADVLASVVRLRAASSEAAEGVGGRLWQAMNDGALVVRSHPFLSAPLPFHDMPADLRAEFTGAVMTILKGDLNYRRLVGDRLWPPTTPFTATVGHFPSSVTALRTLKSDVVVGVDAATLARLDGSGTPWRTNGRHAVVQVGLRR, via the coding sequence GTGCCAACCGCACCCGTGATCCACAGCGATGTCCCCGGGTCCTTCGCCTGGGGCGTGTTCCACGAGCGCCACCCGAGACTCGTCGAGCAGGTCCTCGGCGCGCTGCCGTACGGCCCCGCGGAGCGGGCAGAGGTGGAGCGGCTGCTGGCGGAGAGCATCACCGGCGTCCTGGAACCGCTGGCGGAGAGCGCCCACGACCACGCCCAGTGGCTGGAGTGGGGACAGGGCCTGTGGGGTCGGCCGTGGGACGAGGCGCCGTTCCTGTGGGCGGAGAGCTACTTCTACCGCAGGCTGCTGGAGGCCATCGGGTACTTCCGGCCCGGCGCCTGGCAGGGGATCGACCCCTTCGCACCGTTCAAGAACGCGGAGTTGGCCGGGACGGCGGTGGACGACGAACTGGCCGCCCTGAGCAGGCTCGACGGCCTGCCGGACCCTCGGCGGGCGAGGGCACTGCTGTCCTCCGCCCTCTGGGGCAACCGCGCGGACCTCAGCTTCCGGATCACCGCGGAGGCCGGCGGGCCGATCGCGTCCGACCTTGTCGCCGACGAGAGCGCGACGCTCTGGGACGAGCTGGACCGCACCAGCGGCGGACGGGTGTGCGTCGTCGCGGACAACGCCGGCCGGGAGCTGCTGCCGGACCTGGTGCTGATCGACCACCTCCTGAGCCGCACCCTGGCGGCTCAGGTCGTCCTGTACGTGAAGCCCCAGCCGTACTACGTGTCCGACGCCACGATGGCCGACGTACTCGCCTCCGTCGTACGCCTGCGCGCCGCTTCCTCCGAGGCCGCCGAGGGGGTCGGCGGGCGACTGTGGCAGGCGATGAACGACGGCGCGCTCGTCGTCCGGTCGCACCCGTTCCTCTCCGCCCCGCTGCCGTTCCACGACATGCCCGCGGACCTGCGGGCCGAGTTCACCGGTGCCGTGATGACGATCCTCAAGGGGGACCTCAACTACCGCCGCCTGGTGGGCGACCGGCTCTGGCCGCCGACCACGCCCTTCACCGCGACGGTCGGCCACTTCCCGTCGTCCGTCACCGCGCTGCGAACGCTGAAATCGGACGTGGTCGTCGGCGTCGACGCCGCCACCCTGGCGCGACTCGACGGCTCGGGGACTCCGTGGCGGACCAACGGCCGCCACGCCGTCGTCCAGGTCGGCCTCCGCCGGTAG
- a CDS encoding universal stress protein, giving the protein MPTRFERGTDGPKVIVAGLDGSGSSWRAAAYAGGLARRQNALLALVYVQPYLAGAALGATFPDADSGVAQQLLAEIRQAVRRTEGAFRVRWEFHTFRGDPYSGLALAADQLTADAVVVGASERAGHRIIGSVAVRLVKAGKWPVTVVP; this is encoded by the coding sequence ATGCCGACGCGGTTCGAACGCGGCACCGACGGACCGAAGGTGATCGTCGCGGGGCTCGACGGCTCCGGCTCCTCCTGGCGGGCGGCGGCGTACGCGGGCGGGCTGGCCCGGCGGCAGAACGCCCTGCTCGCCCTCGTCTACGTCCAGCCCTATCTCGCCGGCGCCGCGCTCGGGGCGACGTTCCCCGACGCCGACTCCGGGGTGGCCCAGCAGTTGCTGGCCGAGATCCGCCAGGCGGTGCGGCGGACGGAGGGCGCCTTCCGGGTCCGCTGGGAGTTCCACACCTTCCGGGGCGACCCCTACAGCGGCCTCGCCCTGGCGGCGGACCAGTTGACGGCGGACGCGGTGGTGGTGGGCGCCTCCGAGCGGGCCGGCCACCGCATCATCGGCTCGGTGGCCGTACGACTGGTGAAGGCCGGCAAGTGGCCGGTCACCGTGGTCCCGTGA
- a CDS encoding SRPBCC family protein: MTTNVFVRRAPAEVFDFLADARNLALWSSGVTSVESTHVTPGAEAVYRYRYPGRRRAHRLECAAYEPGRRIAFRGQRMWSPLGTQIPLYAFDLLPHADGTLVRLSVTSSLTAALILLGPLVAMAWRRDLPADGLKFRELLGEPLAPAATAPAGPVSASGGPAAPAPVVTTAAAATPAATPAVPGASAMRTSAATQGFDYAH, encoded by the coding sequence GTGACCACGAACGTGTTCGTCCGCCGCGCGCCCGCCGAGGTCTTCGACTTCCTCGCCGACGCCCGGAACCTCGCGCTCTGGAGCTCCGGCGTCACCTCGGTCGAGTCCACGCACGTCACCCCCGGCGCCGAGGCGGTCTACCGCTACCGCTATCCCGGCCGCCGCCGGGCCCACCGCCTGGAGTGCGCCGCGTACGAGCCCGGCCGTCGCATAGCCTTCCGTGGCCAGCGGATGTGGAGCCCGCTGGGCACGCAGATCCCCCTGTACGCGTTCGATCTGCTGCCGCACGCCGACGGCACCCTGGTGCGGCTCTCGGTCACGAGCTCTCTGACGGCCGCGCTCATCCTGCTGGGCCCGCTGGTCGCGATGGCGTGGCGGCGCGACCTGCCCGCGGACGGGCTGAAGTTCCGCGAGCTGCTGGGCGAGCCGCTCGCCCCCGCGGCGACCGCCCCCGCCGGCCCGGTCTCCGCCTCCGGCGGCCCGGCGGCCCCGGCTCCCGTGGTGACCACCGCCGCCGCGGCGACCCCGGCCGCGACACCCGCGGTGCCCGGTGCGAGCGCCATGCGGACCTCGGCGGCGACGCAGGGATTCGACTACGCTCATTGA
- a CDS encoding MAB_1171c family putative transporter, which yields MTDAATYLAAALLIGFAGYLALPDRRGAHDPALRHVCVFALSVSASLLVLAPSSLGVLERHPGPGGGLAAAAVLLGAELKMAGLTALAFFARALDEPGPLTRRLGPQALAAMVLEAALFASARPRCLGGAAEAAGSGRWLLAVYDLLLLLYAVRCLLLFVTLMARHARRIEASGLRVGLKLMAAGGAVGVLWTLWLLSDALMVVRSGRQDSAEDAQSAVLALACAALAVGGATAAVWGRVLAVPLRVLRARRAHRRLEPLWSALYLAHPAIALPQPRRAGRPGLRQAEFALYRRVIEIHDGRLRLLPYYPPEAEAAVPGAAGTDHVPTAREAAAREAAALAAGWPRGTRAPSPPGAPLRSGTAAGAAALRFDRRGPGLAAAGGGGVHGDRRRRVAARRRRRTGQGGARGRRGRERRTRLNAPRPADGARTTAAGRGSGTKATKATKVQPSGFPVAAAAPRVPSGGVPCGNPSGGSRAAGPVRERGSPGRDGGLAGAVARWRGSRAPPISGSTWFNAQ from the coding sequence GTGACTGACGCGGCCACCTACCTCGCGGCGGCGCTGCTGATCGGGTTCGCCGGCTACCTGGCGCTGCCGGACCGCCGGGGCGCGCACGACCCGGCGCTGCGCCACGTGTGCGTCTTCGCGCTGTCCGTCAGCGCCTCGCTGCTCGTCCTGGCGCCCAGCAGCCTCGGCGTGCTGGAGCGCCATCCGGGCCCGGGCGGCGGCCTGGCGGCGGCCGCGGTGCTGCTGGGTGCCGAGCTGAAGATGGCGGGGCTGACCGCGCTGGCGTTCTTCGCCCGGGCGCTGGACGAGCCGGGGCCCCTGACGCGGCGGCTGGGCCCGCAGGCGCTGGCCGCGATGGTGCTGGAGGCGGCGCTGTTCGCGTCGGCCCGGCCGCGGTGCCTCGGCGGCGCCGCCGAGGCGGCGGGCTCCGGGCGCTGGCTGCTGGCCGTCTACGACCTGCTCCTCCTCCTGTACGCGGTGCGCTGCCTGCTGCTGTTCGTGACGCTGATGGCCCGGCACGCCCGGCGGATCGAGGCGAGCGGGCTGCGGGTCGGCCTGAAGCTGATGGCCGCCGGCGGCGCGGTGGGCGTGCTGTGGACGCTGTGGCTGCTCAGCGACGCGCTCATGGTGGTGCGCAGCGGCCGGCAGGACTCCGCGGAGGACGCCCAGTCGGCGGTGCTGGCGCTGGCGTGCGCGGCGCTGGCGGTGGGCGGTGCCACGGCGGCCGTGTGGGGGCGGGTGCTGGCCGTTCCGCTGCGGGTCCTTCGGGCGCGGCGCGCCCACCGCAGGCTGGAGCCGCTGTGGTCGGCGCTGTACCTGGCGCACCCGGCCATCGCCCTGCCCCAGCCGCGCCGCGCGGGCCGACCGGGTCTGCGGCAGGCGGAGTTCGCGCTGTACCGGCGGGTGATCGAGATCCACGACGGGCGGCTGCGCCTGCTGCCGTACTACCCGCCGGAGGCCGAGGCCGCGGTTCCCGGGGCGGCGGGGACGGACCACGTCCCGACCGCGCGGGAGGCGGCGGCGCGCGAGGCGGCCGCGCTGGCGGCGGGCTGGCCGCGCGGCACGCGGGCGCCGTCCCCGCCCGGCGCGCCCCTCCGTTCCGGCACCGCGGCCGGGGCAGCCGCGCTCCGGTTCGATCGACGCGGACCTGGCCTGGCTGCTGCTGGTGGCGGAGGCGTTCACGGGGACCGCCGGCGACGGGTCGCGGCCCGCAGACGGCGCAGGACCGGACAGGGGGGCGCGCGAGGCCGTCGCGGACGGGAGCGCCGCACCCGCTTGAACGCCCCTCGCCCCGCGGACGGGGCCCGCACCACCGCCGCTGGGCGCGGTTCCGGCACGAAGGCCACGAAGGCCACGAAGGTTCAGCCCAGCGGGTTCCCGGTGGCGGCGGCCGCCCCGCGAGTCCCTTCCGGCGGGGTCCCGTGCGGGAACCCGTCCGGCGGGTCCCGTGCGGCGGGTCCCGTGCGGGAACGAGGAAGCCCCGGCCGGGATGGTGGCCTGGCCGGGGCGGTCGCGAGGTGGCGGGGGTCGCGCGCCCCGCCTATTAGTGGTTCAACGTGGTTCAACGCTCAATGA
- a CDS encoding ParH-like protein, which translates to MRERAVRKRLWGLYRRAVGDTPLRQPFDALELVERLSVRRGRRIEVIPVDARPDLPCGLLVVTGDADCILYSTGTTELHQRHILIHEAAHLVCGHDQAPDPAAGTRQLLPHLPDALVRQVLGRTVYSEPQEREAELLASLICARAEREARSPLLTGGQQQRLGSVFGARRARSARTGGARD; encoded by the coding sequence GTGCGGGAGAGAGCGGTTCGCAAGCGGCTGTGGGGCCTGTACCGGCGGGCGGTCGGGGACACGCCGCTGCGGCAGCCGTTCGACGCGCTGGAACTGGTCGAGCGGCTCTCCGTGCGGCGGGGCCGGCGCATCGAGGTGATCCCCGTCGACGCGCGCCCCGACCTGCCGTGCGGGCTGCTGGTCGTCACCGGTGATGCGGACTGCATCCTGTACTCCACCGGCACCACGGAGCTGCACCAGCGGCACATCCTGATCCACGAGGCGGCGCACCTGGTGTGCGGTCACGACCAGGCGCCCGACCCTGCCGCCGGGACCCGGCAGCTGCTGCCGCACCTGCCCGACGCCCTGGTGCGGCAGGTGCTCGGGCGGACCGTCTACTCCGAGCCGCAGGAGCGCGAGGCGGAGCTGCTGGCCTCGCTGATCTGCGCCCGCGCGGAGCGGGAGGCCCGCTCACCCCTCCTGACGGGAGGTCAGCAACAGCGGCTGGGGTCGGTGTTCGGCGCGCGGCGCGCACGGTCCGCCCGCACGGGCGGGGCCCGTGACTGA
- a CDS encoding helix-turn-helix domain-containing protein, protein MPEENRAVPAGSSSVPAGGGTPSTLAEKIDALFRVVRRPDREAFTHEEVARACREATGESFSATYLWQLRTGRRDNPTKRHLEALARFFQIPVAYFFDDEQGARIAAELELLGALRDAGVRSVALRAVNLSPEGMGTISDMIDLIARREAERGSS, encoded by the coding sequence ATGCCGGAGGAGAACCGCGCGGTTCCGGCGGGCAGCTCCTCGGTTCCGGCAGGGGGAGGCACCCCGTCGACGCTCGCGGAGAAGATCGACGCCCTCTTCCGGGTGGTACGCCGCCCCGACCGCGAGGCGTTCACCCACGAGGAGGTGGCCCGGGCCTGCCGCGAGGCCACCGGGGAGAGCTTCTCGGCCACCTACCTGTGGCAGTTGCGCACCGGCCGCCGGGACAACCCGACCAAGCGTCACCTTGAGGCGCTGGCACGGTTCTTCCAGATCCCGGTGGCGTACTTCTTCGACGACGAGCAGGGCGCGCGGATCGCCGCGGAACTCGAACTGCTGGGCGCGCTACGGGACGCCGGGGTGCGCAGCGTGGCGCTGCGCGCGGTCAACCTCTCACCGGAGGGCATGGGCACGATCAGCGACATGATCGACCTCATCGCCCGGCGCGAGGCGGAGCGGGGCTCCTCCTGA
- a CDS encoding L,D-transpeptidase family protein has translation MSQPTRRARAGAFATVLALSAVAAAAVPAAGTVPGRTPPRTGAARGGPVPLPPLLRDDGGGTQLVTATAATTSATTGTLTWYQRTGGVWRQVGSAPVRFGAHGLAEGGTRVQGTGTTPTGLYGLPFAFGGSAAPAGTTLAYRRVTPTAWWCEDSASAAYNRWTDPLPTDCRGGESEHLADYPVQYARAVVIGFNYAKPVKDRGAGIFLHVNGAGATAGCVSVPAGALARVLAWLDPARKPHIAIGTTGGATAVTGY, from the coding sequence GTGTCCCAGCCGACCCGCCGTGCCCGCGCCGGGGCCTTCGCGACCGTGCTGGCGCTGTCCGCGGTGGCCGCCGCCGCGGTGCCCGCGGCCGGTACGGTCCCGGGCCGGACGCCGCCGAGGACCGGAGCCGCCCGCGGCGGCCCGGTGCCGCTGCCGCCGCTCCTGCGGGACGACGGCGGCGGCACCCAGCTCGTCACCGCCACCGCGGCCACCACCTCCGCCACCACCGGAACCCTGACCTGGTACCAGCGCACCGGCGGCGTCTGGAGGCAGGTGGGAAGCGCCCCCGTCCGGTTCGGCGCGCACGGCCTGGCCGAGGGCGGCACCCGCGTCCAGGGCACCGGGACCACGCCGACCGGGCTGTACGGGCTGCCGTTCGCGTTCGGCGGCTCCGCCGCGCCGGCCGGAACCACGCTCGCCTACCGCCGGGTCACCCCGACCGCCTGGTGGTGCGAGGACAGCGCCTCCGCCGCCTACAACCGCTGGACCGACCCGCTGCCCACGGACTGCCGAGGCGGCGAGTCCGAGCACCTGGCCGACTACCCCGTCCAGTACGCGCGGGCCGTCGTCATCGGCTTCAACTACGCCAAGCCGGTCAAGGACCGCGGCGCCGGCATCTTCCTGCACGTCAACGGCGCCGGAGCCACGGCGGGTTGCGTCTCCGTCCCGGCCGGCGCCCTGGCCCGCGTGCTGGCCTGGCTCGACCCGGCCCGCAAGCCGCACATCGCGATCGGCACCACCGGCGGCGCCACCGCCGTCACCGGATACTGA
- a CDS encoding cupin domain-containing protein translates to MSESATPSGDVPGEGFHPHLHDTPSPAAPHTRLHHIRADALDGDTAQTGGMRRFAAVSGRAVGSEKLWMGQTHVAPATSSSDHHHGASETAIYVVSGHPEFVFLDDSGAGPREVRLRTGPGDYVFVPPFVPHREENPDPGEEAVVVIARSTQEAVVVNLPELYALPAETD, encoded by the coding sequence ATGAGCGAGTCCGCGACACCCTCCGGCGACGTCCCCGGCGAGGGATTCCACCCCCACCTCCACGACACCCCGTCGCCCGCCGCCCCGCACACCCGGCTGCACCACATCCGCGCGGACGCCCTGGACGGCGACACCGCGCAGACCGGCGGCATGCGCAGGTTCGCGGCGGTCAGCGGAAGGGCGGTGGGCTCCGAGAAGCTGTGGATGGGCCAGACCCACGTGGCACCCGCGACGTCCTCGTCCGACCACCACCACGGCGCCTCGGAGACGGCCATCTACGTGGTCAGCGGCCACCCGGAGTTCGTCTTCCTCGACGACTCCGGAGCGGGGCCGCGGGAGGTGCGGCTGCGCACCGGCCCCGGCGACTACGTCTTCGTCCCGCCCTTCGTGCCGCACCGGGAGGAGAACCCCGACCCCGGCGAGGAGGCCGTGGTGGTCATCGCCCGCAGCACGCAGGAGGCGGTCGTGGTGAACCTTCCGGAGCTGTACGCCCTGCCGGCCGAAACGGACTGA